From a region of the Malania oleifera isolate guangnan ecotype guangnan chromosome 12, ASM2987363v1, whole genome shotgun sequence genome:
- the LOC131144225 gene encoding UDP-glycosyltransferase 74B1, translated as MGEKEPCIGHVIVVPYPSQGHINPILQFAKRLASKGAKATIATTRYTLASIRVPNVRVESISDGFDDGGFGQAGGEHTFLEGFKTHGSRTLSDLILKFRYTESPVTCVVYDSFLPWALDVAKKHGAVGAAFFTNSAAVCSIFCLIHRGLVALPVKREKLPLVLPGMPPLEYPDLPSFVKRPESHPAYLAMKLGQYSNLEGADWVFANTFEDLEGQEAKGTSEYWPAALVGPMVPSAYLDGQIKGDKGYGASLWSPLSEECLEWLEQRPSHSVVYVSFGSMASLMPTQMEEIAWGLRDSGFPFLWVVKESERAKLPKGFANFVKEKGLIVTWCNQLEMLAHRAVGCFVTHCGWNSILEGFSTGVPMVAVPQWADQFTNAKFVAEIWGVGVRAKEEEGVVRREQLVFCLKDVMEGERSKEIRRNVGKWRELAKRAVSDGGSSDKCINIFVEHLKTTHANWKGK; from the exons ATGGGAGAGAAGGAGCCATGCATAGGCCATGTCATAGTCGTCCCCTACCCAAGCCAAGGCCACATCAACCCCATCCTTCAATTCGCTAAGCGCTTGGCCTCCAAGGGTGCCAAGGCTACCATAGCCACCACCCGTTACACCCTCGCCTCTATCCGCGTCCCCAACGTCAGAGTCGAATCCATATCCGACGGCTTCGACGACGGCGGCTTCGGCCAGGCCGGCGGCGAACACACCTTCCTCGAGGGCTTCAAGACCCACGGCTCCAGAACGCTCTCCGACCTCATCCTAAAGTTCCGGTACACGGAATCTCCGGTGACCTGCGTGGTGTACGACTCGTTTCTGCCGTGGGCTCTCGACGTGGCCAAGAAGCACGGCGCGGTGGGGGCCGCCTTCTTCACGAACTCCGCCGCCGTGTGCTCCATCTTCTGCCTGATACACCGGGGGCTGGTGGCGCTCCCGGTGAAGCGGGAAAAGCTGCCGCTGGTGCTGCCGGGAATGCCGCCCCTGGAGTATCCGGACTTGCCAAGTTTTGTGAAGCGGCCGGAGAGCCACCCTGCTTACTTGGCCATGAAGTTGGGGCAGTACTCCAACTTGGAGGGGGCTGATTGGGTGTTTGCAAACACCTTTGAAGACTTGGAAGGCCAG GAAGCAAAAGGCACATCAGAGTACTGGCCGGCAGCATTGGTCGGTCCCATGGTCCCATCAGCCTACTTGGATGGCCAAATCAAGGGGGACAAGGGATACGGCGCTAGCCTATGGAGTCCTTTAAGTGAAGAGTGCCTGGAATGGCTAGAACAGAGGCCTTCGCACTCAGTGGTGTATGTATCCTTCGGCAGCATGGCTTCCCTAATGCCCACCCAGATGGAGGAGATTGCATGGGGTTTGAGGGACAGCGGCTTCCCTTTCTTATGGGTAGTAAAGGAGTCTGAGCGCGCAAAACTGCCCAAAGGCTTCGCCAACTTTGTCAAAGAGAAGGGTCTAATTGTGACATGGTGCAACCAGCTAGAAATGCTGGCTCATAGGGCTGTGGGGTGTTTCGTGACACATTGTGGGTGGAACTCCATACTGGAGGGGTTCAGCACTGGGGTGCCAATGGTGGCAGTGCCGCAGTGGGCAGACCAATTTACGAATGCCAAGTTTGTGGCAGAGATTTGGGGGGTTGGGGTGAGAGCCAAGGAGGAGGAGGGGGTGGTGAGGAGAGAGCAACTGGTGTTTTGTTTAAAGGACGTGATGGAAGGAGAGAGGAGCAAGGAGATAAGGAGGAATGTAGGTAAATGGAGGGAGTTGGCTAAGAGGGCAGTTAGTGATGGAGGGAGCTCTGATAAGTGTATTAATATATTTGTTGAGCATTTGAAGACTACTCATGCTAATTGGAAAGGGAAGTAA